One Cohnella candidum genomic region harbors:
- a CDS encoding Rrf2 family transcriptional regulator: MRSQQFSVAVHILCFLEFNKKGRTTSELLAMSVNANSAVIRRIMRKLTKAGLITSTLGTNAAISLAKKANQITLLDVYRATIEDNRGIFIIHQDTNPTCPVGSKMPHLLNGVYTKVQTTMENELAGITIDQLVKSGIVETKN; the protein is encoded by the coding sequence ATGAGAAGCCAACAGTTCTCTGTAGCCGTTCATATTTTATGCTTTCTTGAATTTAATAAAAAAGGCCGTACCACGTCCGAATTACTTGCTATGAGTGTGAACGCGAATTCGGCGGTTATTAGAAGAATTATGAGAAAACTTACTAAAGCAGGTCTTATTACATCTACTCTTGGAACAAATGCAGCGATAAGCCTGGCCAAAAAGGCAAATCAAATCACGCTATTGGATGTTTACCGTGCTACCATTGAAGATAATCGTGGAATTTTTATCATTCATCAAGATACAAACCCGACTTGTCCGGTAGGAAGTAAAATGCCGCATTTATTAAATGGAGTTTACACTAAAGTCCAAACGACGATGGAGAACGAATTGGCGGGCATTACGATTGATCAGCTGGTCAAGAGTGGAATAGTCGAAACGAAAAATTAA
- a CDS encoding alpha/beta fold hydrolase: protein MHYLVNGVELHVEQQGQGDTALVFLHFYGGSARTWDKIIDVLKEKYRCIAYDQRGWGNSDKSATSYTIKDLADDAHALIQELGLKRYAVIGHSMGGKAAQLLASRNPAGLEALILVAPSPPTPQDMPQEIRNAMVHFYDTREGAEMALSNITLLPLEENIREMVLEDMQKSAPLAREAWPETAMLEDISGEVKNINVPTLVIAGESDPIDRLETLKSELLPRIPRAELHVIPQTGHLSPLEAPNQVCKGISNFLAKHS, encoded by the coding sequence ATGCACTATCTTGTTAACGGAGTCGAACTTCATGTTGAACAACAGGGACAAGGAGACACTGCTCTTGTGTTTTTGCACTTTTACGGCGGGTCAGCACGAACCTGGGATAAGATTATTGACGTTCTAAAAGAGAAATACCGTTGCATAGCTTATGACCAACGTGGATGGGGGAACTCAGATAAGTCTGCTACATCTTATACAATTAAGGATCTGGCCGATGATGCACATGCGCTCATTCAAGAGCTTGGTTTGAAGCGTTATGCGGTCATTGGTCATTCAATGGGCGGTAAAGCGGCACAGTTACTGGCTTCACGTAATCCCGCCGGTTTGGAAGCTTTGATTTTAGTTGCACCATCTCCCCCGACTCCTCAAGATATGCCACAAGAAATTAGAAATGCAATGGTTCATTTTTATGATACTCGTGAGGGAGCAGAAATGGCTTTGAGCAATATTACCTTACTTCCTCTGGAAGAAAATATTCGCGAAATGGTGCTCGAGGATATGCAAAAAAGCGCACCTTTAGCTCGTGAGGCATGGCCTGAAACCGCAATGCTCGAGGATATATCCGGGGAAGTGAAAAACATCAATGTCCCCACACTTGTGATAGCCGGAGAATCTGACCCGATAGATCGGTTGGAAACGCTGAAAAGTGAGCTGCTGCCACGCATACCTCGTGCAGAACTACACGTCATTCCCCAAACCGGCCACCTTTCTCCTTTAGAAGCACCCAATCAAGTCTGTAAGGGAATCTCAAATTTTTTAGCCAAGCATTCCTAA
- a CDS encoding aldo/keto reductase produces MLAKLEALIHVMKEIGDTHNATSAQVAIAWAIAKGTVPIIGVTRTSQIADAVKAAEITLTAQEIHDLEAAVKAGKIRCINHYNPSIRITEPFRGNYRETVF; encoded by the coding sequence GTGCTTGCGAAACTGGAAGCCTTGATCCATGTTATGAAGGAAATCGGCGATACGCACAATGCGACTTCTGCACAAGTTGCAATCGCTTGGGCCATTGCGAAAGGAACCGTTCCGATCATCGGCGTTACGAGAACTTCCCAAATTGCTGATGCTGTAAAAGCCGCTGAAATCACGCTGACAGCACAGGAAATCCACGATCTTGAAGCAGCGGTGAAAGCTGGGAAAATCCGATGCATTAATCACTATAATCCGTCTATTCGGATTACGGAACCGTTTCGCGGAAATTACCGCGAAACGGTTTTTTAG
- a CDS encoding sialate O-acetylesterase, producing the protein MIKSFLMLGQSNMAGRGFLHEVDPIYNEKIKMLRNGQWQMMTEPINYDRPISGVSLAASFADAWSKANPDEDIGLIPCAEGGSSLNDWHPEGILFQHALSEARFALRSSQIYGILWHQGESDSYRSLHETYYEKFTLIIETLRNELNLDEIPLIIGGLGDFLGKTGFGQHATEYRQVNEQLQHFANEHQNCYFVTAADLTANPDGIHLDAVSQRKFGYRYFEAFSKKCHVMLPIPGEEQSLKVDRDYSKTEQIYLHSMNLASGKITYAEFEAQMVKVMQP; encoded by the coding sequence ATGATAAAATCATTTTTAATGTTGGGTCAGTCTAATATGGCAGGCCGTGGATTTTTGCATGAAGTCGATCCTATCTATAATGAAAAAATAAAAATGCTGCGGAATGGACAGTGGCAGATGATGACAGAGCCGATTAATTATGACCGTCCGATTTCCGGTGTAAGCCTGGCGGCGTCTTTCGCCGATGCCTGGTCGAAAGCCAATCCCGATGAAGATATTGGTTTGATCCCTTGTGCGGAAGGTGGCAGTTCCTTGAATGACTGGCATCCGGAAGGCATCCTTTTTCAGCATGCTTTGTCCGAAGCCCGCTTCGCCCTGCGGTCCAGTCAAATCTACGGAATCCTTTGGCACCAGGGTGAAAGCGACAGTTATCGTTCGCTACATGAAACGTATTACGAGAAATTTACCCTTATCATCGAGACCCTAAGAAACGAATTGAATCTTGATGAGATACCGTTGATCATTGGTGGACTTGGTGATTTCCTTGGGAAGACCGGTTTTGGACAGCACGCGACAGAGTATCGACAGGTCAATGAACAATTGCAGCACTTCGCCAACGAACATCAAAATTGTTATTTTGTAACAGCGGCAGATTTGACCGCGAATCCTGATGGCATTCATTTAGACGCGGTTTCGCAACGCAAATTCGGCTACCGCTATTTCGAGGCTTTTTCGAAAAAGTGCCATGTCATGTTACCCATCCCGGGGGAGGAGCAGTCGCTGAAAGTTGATCGGGACTATTCGAAAACAGAACAGATTTACCTTCATAGCATGAATTTAGCTTCGGGTAAAATCACGTACGCGGAATTCGAGGCGCAGATGGTGAAGGTGATGCAGCCTTGA
- a CDS encoding PadR family transcriptional regulator produces MIPLLILGLLIQNPGAHGYELLALMEKRHYKYIVNFTKGSFYYNLQQLEEKGWIEQIQQNPSTSGREIRNFRITGSGMAEFDKLMVEYGTKSEYVNLQFYGALLFADDYDKNKLLKLIQSQIDQTKTRIALLDEYLSNTQELPGTIDYYRRMNENSRSHHLVNLEWFEQLKADIEGPVA; encoded by the coding sequence TTGATCCCCTTACTCATCCTTGGCTTGCTCATCCAAAACCCCGGCGCTCACGGCTATGAACTACTAGCCTTAATGGAAAAACGCCATTACAAATACATTGTAAACTTCACGAAAGGCTCGTTTTATTACAATCTGCAGCAACTTGAAGAAAAAGGTTGGATTGAACAGATTCAGCAGAATCCTTCAACCAGTGGGCGCGAAATTCGGAACTTTAGAATCACTGGATCGGGAATGGCTGAATTCGATAAATTAATGGTTGAATACGGCACCAAATCGGAATATGTGAACCTGCAATTTTATGGGGCGTTGCTCTTTGCCGATGATTACGACAAAAACAAATTGCTGAAACTGATCCAATCGCAAATAGACCAGACTAAAACCCGAATCGCCCTCCTTGATGAATACCTGTCCAACACACAAGAACTTCCCGGCACAATCGATTACTACCGCCGCATGAACGAAAATTCCCGTTCCCATCATTTGGTTAACTTAGAGTGGTTTGAACAATTGAAAGCAGATATAGAGGGGCCTGTTGCATAA